From the genome of Pseudomonas sihuiensis:
TTCGGCACCTTTGCGCAGCACGGTGCTCAGCCCCTTGATGACCGGACTGTGCGGGTCATCCACGGTTTCGCACTTGGCGTGATGCTTGCGGTGAATCGCGGTCCACTCGCGAGTGTTCTGACCCGTGGTCAACCACAGCCAGAAACGGAAGAAATGCTTGAGCGCGGGGTGCAGTTCCAGTGCACGGTGCGCAGAGTAGCGGTGCAGATAGACAGTCACGCTGACGATGGTCACGTGTGTCATCAGCAAAGTCGCAGCCACCAGCTGCCAGACCGACAGGTCGAGTAAACCGTTGTACCACATGGGCGCTGTTGCCTCTTGAAGGGGGAACGCGGCTTGTCCTACAAGGACGAACCTGATCACATTATCCCTGACCCATGCCAGAAAACCAGTTGGTCTTTTAGATGAGAATGTTTCAGCAGTGAAGCATCTATACTGGCCAGAATTTACAGGGAGCGCTGCCGCTTGCCCATGCGTATCGACATCGCCGCCTTGCGTCTGACCCTGGTCTACCTCCTGCTCGCCGCTCTGTGGATACTTCTCAGCGACCATCTGTTGACCGCCCTGGGCCTGTCCGTGGCGCAGCAGGAGCGCGTGCAGTCCCTCAAGGGTCTGTTCTTCGTCGCGCTCACCAGCTCACTGCTCTACTTGGTGCTGCACCGCCATGCCCTGCAGTACCGCCGCGCCCGCCTGGAACTGGCCAGTAACGAGGAGCGTCTGCGCCTGGCGCTGGATGCCACGCGCGATGGCCTGTGGGACTGGGACGTGTCCAGACGCCGCGTGTTCTTCTCCGAAGGCTACGCCAGGCTTCTCGGCCTCACGCCACAAACCCTGGGCGATACCCGCGAAGACTGGGCCGCGCGCCTGCATCCGGATGACATGGAGCGCGCGCTGCATGCACTCAACGCCGAGCTGAGCGAACAACACTACGAAAACATCTATCGCCTGCGCCATGCCGATGGCAGCTATCGCTGGATTCACTCGCGCGGCCGCCTGCTGCGTGACGAAAACGGCCAACCGCAGCGCTTCATCGGCATCGCCAGCGACATCACCCAGCAACGCGCCACCGACGACAGCCTGCGCCAGGCCGCAGCGGTGTTCGATGCCACCCAGGAAGGGGTATTGGTTACCGATGCCGAGCAAAGCATCGTGCACGTCAACCCTGCCTTCAGCCGCATCACCGGTTACAGCAGCGAGGAAATCCTCGGCCAGCACCCCAACCTGCTCAAATCCGGCCGCCATGACACCGCGTTCTACCAGAGCCTGTGGCACGCCCTGCAGAACCGCGGCGCCTGGAGCGGTGAAGTGTGGAACCGGCGCAAGAGCGGCGAAATCTACCCGCAATGGCAATGCATCCGCGTCATCCACGACGAGCAGGGGCGCGTCAGCCATTACGTGGCGGTGTTCTCCGACATCACTGCGCTCAAGCGTTCGCAGCGTGAGCTGGATTACCTGGCCCACCACGACCCACTGAGCAACCTGCCCAATCGCCTGCTGTTCACCGAGCGCGTCGCCCATGCACTGGAGCGCGGCAAGATCGAGGAACTGCGCGGCGCAGTGCTGTTGATCGACCTGGACCATTTCAAGCACATCAACGAGAGCCTCGGCCACAACGTCGGCGACCTGCTGCTCAAGGGTGTTGGTGAGCGCCTGCAGCAGGGCCTGCCCAGTGGCTGCACGCTGGCCCGGCTGGGCGGCGATGAGTTCGGTCTGCTCAGCGAAAACTGCGCCGACGCTGCTCAGGCAGCCGAGCTTGCACAACGCCTGCTGCGCAGCCTGGAAACGTTCTTTCGCCTCGACGACCACGAGCTCTACATCGGCGCCAGCATCGGCATCAGCCTGTTCCCCGAAGACGCCGATAGCGTCGAACAGATCCTGCGCAACGCCGACTCGGCGCTGTTCAAGGCCAAGAGCAGCGGCCGCGAGGGCTACGCCTTCTATGTGCAGGAGCTGACCGACTACGCCCGCCAGCGCGTGGAACTGGCCAGCAGCCTGCGCCATGCCCTGGACAACCATGAGCTGCGCGTCTACTACCAGCCGCTGCATGACCTGGGTGACGGTAGCCAGGTGGGCATGGAGGCACTGGTGCGCTGGCAGCACCCGCAACGAGGGCTGATTGCGCCTGGCGAATTCATTCCGATTGCCGAGGACAACGGCATGATCGGCGCCATCGATACCTGGGTACTGGAACAGGCCTGCCGCCAGATGGTGCGCTGGAACGCCGAAGGTTGTGGGCTGAGTTTCGTTGCGGTGAACGTCTCCAGCCGCCTGTTCAGCCGCGGCGAACTCGATATGAAAGTGGCGCAGGTACTGGCAGAAACAGGCCTGCCGCCCGAGCAGCTGGAGCTGGAAGTTACCGAAAGCGCGATCATGGAAGACCCGGATGCAGCGCAGAAACTGCTCATCAGCCTGCGCGCCCTGGGCGTGCGCCTGGCCATTGACGACTTCGGCACCGGCTACAGCTCCCTGGCGCGCCTCAAGCGTCTACCAGTGGACAAGCTCAAGCTCGACCAGAGCTTCGTGCGCGGCCTGCCTGACGACCCGGAGGATGCCGCCATCGCCCGCGCAGTGATCGCCCTGGGCAAGAGCCTGGGCCTCAAGGTTCTCGCCGAAGGTATCGAACAACCCGCTCAAGCCGCCTTTCTGCGCGAGCTAGGCTGCAATTATGGCCAGGGCTACCACTTCGGCCGTCCGCAACCTGTAGCCAGAGCCGTCGACGCCACTGCACTGAGCGAAGCGAAGGATAGTCAGTCCAGCACCAGGAGCTGAACATGCGCGTGCTGATTCTCGAAGACGATCCCTGGATCGCCGATCTGCTCAAGCAGATCGTACTGAGCCTGCGCCCCGGTGCTCGCGTCGACTGCCAGGTGCGCGTGGCAGACGCCATCTCGGCCTGGCAGCGCGAACCGGCGCGACTGGTGATCGCCGACTGGAACCTGCCGGACGGCAGCGGCACTCTTCTATTGCAGGCGGTACGCAGCCAGGACCGTGACGTGGCGCTGGTGATGATCACCGCGCGCGCCGATCGCAACAGCGTGCTCGAGGTGCGCCCCCTGGGCATCAACGCCTTTATCAGCAAACCCTTCCAGGTGCCCAAGGTTCTGGACTGCCTGCGCAGCCTGTTACCCGAAGATGATGAGCCTCACGTGGCGGCAGCCAACGACGAGAACTTTCTTCACCATCTCGGTGCCTTGCCCGACGAGGAGATCGATCTGCCACTGCGCGACGAACTCTTTCAGCAACTGCGCGACACCACGGCAGCACCCAGCACCTTGGAGCAACTCGGCGAACACTGGCAGCAGGACCCAGCCGTACAGGCGCGACTGATCGCTGCAGCCAACAGCAGCCTCTACAACAGCACCGGACAGCCTTGCGTCAGCCTGCCCGATGCCGTGCGCCGACTGGGCTCGGCCACCGCCCTGAATCTGATTCAGGGCCTGGCGCTACGCCCGGCAGCCAGCCTGCAGGACGCCGACCTGAGAACCCTGGGCCAGAACCTGCTGCAAGCGCAGTTGGACCTGCAGCACAGGGTCGATGCACTGGCCAAAGCCTGCCAGCTGGACCCGACACCCCTGCACAGCGCCGCCCTGCTACAACGCATGGGCGAGCTGGCCGTGCTGCAACAGGCGCAGATCTGGCGCAACCGCGGTCTGCCGTTGAGCGAGGAACAAGTGCAACAAGCGCTGCGCCAATACAGCGGCGAACTGGCCAGCCGCCTCAAGGCAGATTGGCGTTTGCCCATCGGGCTACGTGAACTGATCGGCGCCTGTTACGGCCTGGCTCCCGGTAACACGCGCCGCGAGCCGATTCTCATGCGCCTGGCCAGCGTCGAATTGCACAACGCCGACAGTCAGGAAGTACAACGCCTGCGCCGCCTGGCCGGGCTGAGCTGAGGCGCGCCTGATGAGTAAGCCGAGGCTGGGTAATCGCTGGTTC
Proteins encoded in this window:
- a CDS encoding HDOD domain-containing protein, producing the protein MRVLILEDDPWIADLLKQIVLSLRPGARVDCQVRVADAISAWQREPARLVIADWNLPDGSGTLLLQAVRSQDRDVALVMITARADRNSVLEVRPLGINAFISKPFQVPKVLDCLRSLLPEDDEPHVAAANDENFLHHLGALPDEEIDLPLRDELFQQLRDTTAAPSTLEQLGEHWQQDPAVQARLIAAANSSLYNSTGQPCVSLPDAVRRLGSATALNLIQGLALRPAASLQDADLRTLGQNLLQAQLDLQHRVDALAKACQLDPTPLHSAALLQRMGELAVLQQAQIWRNRGLPLSEEQVQQALRQYSGELASRLKADWRLPIGLRELIGACYGLAPGNTRREPILMRLASVELHNADSQEVQRLRRLAGLS
- a CDS encoding putative bifunctional diguanylate cyclase/phosphodiesterase produces the protein MRIDIAALRLTLVYLLLAALWILLSDHLLTALGLSVAQQERVQSLKGLFFVALTSSLLYLVLHRHALQYRRARLELASNEERLRLALDATRDGLWDWDVSRRRVFFSEGYARLLGLTPQTLGDTREDWAARLHPDDMERALHALNAELSEQHYENIYRLRHADGSYRWIHSRGRLLRDENGQPQRFIGIASDITQQRATDDSLRQAAAVFDATQEGVLVTDAEQSIVHVNPAFSRITGYSSEEILGQHPNLLKSGRHDTAFYQSLWHALQNRGAWSGEVWNRRKSGEIYPQWQCIRVIHDEQGRVSHYVAVFSDITALKRSQRELDYLAHHDPLSNLPNRLLFTERVAHALERGKIEELRGAVLLIDLDHFKHINESLGHNVGDLLLKGVGERLQQGLPSGCTLARLGGDEFGLLSENCADAAQAAELAQRLLRSLETFFRLDDHELYIGASIGISLFPEDADSVEQILRNADSALFKAKSSGREGYAFYVQELTDYARQRVELASSLRHALDNHELRVYYQPLHDLGDGSQVGMEALVRWQHPQRGLIAPGEFIPIAEDNGMIGAIDTWVLEQACRQMVRWNAEGCGLSFVAVNVSSRLFSRGELDMKVAQVLAETGLPPEQLELEVTESAIMEDPDAAQKLLISLRALGVRLAIDDFGTGYSSLARLKRLPVDKLKLDQSFVRGLPDDPEDAAIARAVIALGKSLGLKVLAEGIEQPAQAAFLRELGCNYGQGYHFGRPQPVARAVDATALSEAKDSQSSTRS